CTATGATTCGTTATGAGTGGTGCGGTTTCCACACGCACTGATCGTGACCAAAGGCGGAGCATGTCCACTGACGTACGCAACGTGATCATCATCGGCTCCGGCCCGACCGGCTACACGGCAGCGGTCTACACGGCCCGTGCCAACCTCTCCCCGCTCGTGTTCGAGGGGTCCGTCACCGCTGGTGGCGCGCTGATGAACACGACCGAGGTCGAGAACTTCCCCGGCTTCCCGGAGGGCATCGACGGCCCGGCACTCATGGACAACATGCGTCGCCAGGCCGAGCGCTTCGGGGCTGAGCTGGTCGCCGACGACGTCGTGTCGGTCGACCTCACGGGCGACGTCAAGGTCGTCCGTACGGCGACCGGCGAGCACCACGCCAGGTCGGTCATCCTTGCGATGGGATCGGGCTACCGCAAGCTCGGTGTCGACGGCGAGGACCGCCTGTCCGGTCGAGGCGTGAGCTGGTGCGCGACCTGCGACGGCTTCTTCTTCCGCAAGCAGGAGATCATCGTCGTCGGTGGTGGCGACTCTGCCGTCGAGGAGGCC
Above is a genomic segment from Mumia sp. Pv4-285 containing:
- the trxB gene encoding thioredoxin-disulfide reductase; amino-acid sequence: MSTDVRNVIIIGSGPTGYTAAVYTARANLSPLVFEGSVTAGGALMNTTEVENFPGFPEGIDGPALMDNMRRQAERFGAELVADDVVSVDLTGDVKVVRTATGEHHARSVILAMGSGYRKLGVDGEDRLSGRGVSWCATCDGFFFRKQEIIVVGGGDSAVEEATFLTRFADKVTLVHRRDELRASKIMQERAFKNDKIEFAWNSAVKEIRGELSLEGVVLEDTVTGEERYVPATGLFIAVGHDPRSELLAGQVELDADGYVLVQPGSTRTNLPGVFAAGDLVDHTYRQAVTAAGTGCSAALDAERYIADLEHAELASV